In Novosphingobium sp. MMS21-SN21R, a single genomic region encodes these proteins:
- a CDS encoding murein L,D-transpeptidase catalytic domain family protein: MVPDRRQFLGAIAATVGSMAVSGQPALAVTPPREIEVSPFAKPTLPLMVQRAVATLDAHGRNIRHRDLVGFVDFSQASRETRFHLIDIEGGKVLSSHLVSHGSGSDPANSGWVQRFSNAMGSNASSPGAFLTGVTYHGKHGRSRRLIGLEAANSAAMERGIVIHAASYVDADMARNQGRIGRSQGCFAFSSNDIDGVLERLGEGRLLFATK; the protein is encoded by the coding sequence ATGGTTCCTGACCGGCGCCAATTTTTGGGCGCCATCGCTGCAACGGTGGGAAGCATGGCCGTATCGGGCCAGCCTGCGCTTGCGGTGACACCACCCAGGGAAATCGAGGTTTCGCCTTTTGCGAAGCCGACGCTGCCGCTTATGGTTCAGCGCGCTGTGGCAACGCTTGACGCCCATGGCCGAAATATCCGCCACCGCGATCTTGTCGGCTTTGTCGATTTTTCTCAGGCATCGCGCGAGACACGGTTCCACCTGATCGACATCGAAGGCGGCAAGGTGCTGTCGTCCCACCTCGTGTCGCATGGCAGCGGGTCCGATCCCGCCAACAGCGGCTGGGTGCAGCGGTTCTCAAACGCGATGGGTTCCAACGCTTCAAGCCCCGGCGCTTTTCTCACCGGCGTGACTTACCACGGCAAGCATGGCCGTTCGCGGCGACTGATCGGCCTTGAAGCGGCCAACAGCGCGGCGATGGAACGTGGAATCGTCATTCACGCTGCGTCTTACGTTGATGCAGACATGGCTCGCAATCAGGGCCGAATTGGACGAAGCCAGGGGTGCTTCGCATTTTCCAGCAACGACATTGACGGCGTGCTGGAACGTCTCGGCGAGGGCCGTCTGCTTTTCGCGACAAAATAG
- a CDS encoding LysR family transcriptional regulator: MNVGQPTLDQLRLFLAVVDEGSFNGAARKLGRAISVVSYGITTLEAQLGVSLFDREGSKRPVLSDAGKAVLAQARAVADDVDALMAGVLGFEQGLEAELGLAVDVMFPTNLVASVLREFQQVFPTVRLRLHVEALGAIAALVIDREADLGIGGPELIPQFELERIAIGDIDMVPVASPDHPLARMGTIPAGEVRKHRQLVLTDRSRLTAGKDFSVLSANTWRLGDLGARHALMREGIGWGNMPFHVVEPDLAAGRLVRLALPEAPGVTYRFHALWRRDCPMGPARAWLLDALKARLVQCPDTKVPRQQG; the protein is encoded by the coding sequence GTGAACGTCGGCCAGCCAACGCTTGACCAGTTGCGCCTGTTCCTCGCGGTCGTCGACGAGGGCAGCTTCAATGGCGCAGCGCGCAAGCTTGGTCGCGCCATCTCGGTGGTGAGCTACGGCATCACCACGCTGGAGGCACAACTGGGGGTGTCGCTTTTCGACCGCGAAGGATCAAAAAGACCGGTTCTGTCCGATGCTGGTAAGGCCGTGCTGGCGCAGGCGCGCGCCGTGGCCGACGATGTCGACGCGCTGATGGCAGGCGTGCTGGGCTTCGAACAAGGACTGGAAGCAGAACTTGGTCTGGCGGTGGACGTCATGTTCCCAACCAACCTCGTGGCCAGCGTGCTGCGCGAGTTTCAGCAGGTGTTCCCCACGGTCAGGCTGCGGCTCCATGTCGAGGCGCTTGGGGCGATTGCCGCGCTGGTGATCGACCGGGAGGCAGATCTCGGCATCGGCGGGCCCGAGCTGATCCCGCAATTCGAACTCGAACGCATCGCTATTGGCGACATCGACATGGTTCCGGTTGCGTCCCCGGATCACCCGCTTGCGCGCATGGGCACAATTCCGGCCGGCGAAGTGCGCAAGCATCGCCAACTGGTCCTGACCGATCGCTCGCGGCTGACGGCGGGAAAGGATTTCTCGGTCCTTTCCGCCAATACCTGGAGATTGGGCGATCTTGGCGCGCGCCATGCGCTGATGCGTGAGGGCATCGGTTGGGGCAATATGCCGTTTCATGTGGTGGAGCCGGATCTGGCTGCAGGCAGGCTGGTCCGCCTCGCGCTGCCCGAGGCACCTGGCGTGACCTACCGGTTCCACGCCCTGTGGCGCCGCGACTGTCCAATGGGCCCTGCGCGCGCATGGCTTCTCGATGCGCTCAAGGCTCGGCTTGTACAGTGCCCGGACACGAAAGTGCCCCGCCAGCAGGGCTGA
- a CDS encoding pirin family protein, giving the protein MTLTTATKAHIELRPFATLGAADHGWLDAHHHFSFSEYHDPERVNWGALRVWNDDRIAARTGFPPHPHRDMEIITYVTKGAITHKDSLGNQGRTEAGDVQVMSAGTGIQHSEFNQEDEETRLFQIWIIPDRRGHAPSWGARPFPKDSRDGRFVPLASGIAGDEDVLTINANARVLGATVKAGETIRYALTEDRHAYLVPATGRVKIGDVEANARDGVAITGVTEIVVTALEDAELVLVDAAALQ; this is encoded by the coding sequence ATGACCCTGACCACCGCGACCAAGGCGCATATCGAACTTCGCCCCTTTGCCACGCTTGGCGCCGCCGACCATGGCTGGCTCGATGCGCACCACCACTTCTCGTTCTCGGAATACCATGATCCGGAGCGCGTCAACTGGGGCGCGCTGCGGGTGTGGAATGACGACCGCATTGCCGCCCGCACCGGCTTTCCGCCGCATCCGCACCGCGACATGGAAATCATCACTTACGTGACCAAGGGCGCGATCACCCACAAGGACAGCCTTGGCAATCAGGGCCGCACCGAAGCGGGCGACGTGCAGGTGATGTCTGCGGGCACCGGCATCCAGCATTCGGAATTCAATCAGGAGGACGAGGAAACCCGCCTGTTCCAGATCTGGATCATCCCCGACCGCCGCGGTCACGCACCAAGCTGGGGTGCTCGCCCCTTCCCCAAGGATAGCCGCGATGGCCGCTTCGTCCCGCTGGCTTCGGGGATTGCCGGTGACGAGGACGTGCTGACGATCAACGCCAATGCCCGTGTGCTGGGCGCAACGGTCAAGGCCGGTGAGACCATCCGCTATGCGCTGACCGAAGACCGCCATGCCTATCTCGTCCCGGCAACGGGCCGCGTGAAGATTGGCGATGTCGAGGCCAATGCCCGAGACGGCGTGGCGATCACCGGAGTGACCGAAATCGTCGTTACCGCGCTGGAAGACGCCGAGCTTGTCCTCGTCGATGCCGCGGCGCTGCAATGA
- a CDS encoding DoxX family protein, whose translation MTSTTYEGAPASSSSTSDLLAVTGRVLIAAIFVLSGASKLADPAGTIAYIESAGLPLPTVGYAAAVAVELIGGLLLVAGFQTRIVALAIAAFSIAAAFSFHANLADQNQFIHFFKNIAMAGGLLQVAAFGSGRFGFDRR comes from the coding sequence ATGACCTCCACCACGTATGAAGGCGCTCCGGCGTCCTCCTCATCCACCTCTGACCTGCTCGCTGTTACCGGGCGCGTGCTCATTGCCGCCATATTCGTCCTTAGCGGCGCGTCCAAGCTTGCCGATCCCGCCGGAACCATCGCCTATATCGAAAGCGCGGGCTTGCCGCTGCCGACTGTCGGCTACGCAGCCGCCGTCGCTGTCGAACTGATCGGCGGTCTGTTGCTGGTCGCCGGGTTCCAGACGCGGATCGTGGCTCTGGCCATTGCCGCTTTCAGCATCGCGGCCGCATTCAGCTTCCACGCCAACCTTGCCGACCAGAACCAGTTCATCCATTTCTTCAAGAACATTGCGATGGCCGGGGGCCTTTTGCAGGTCGCCGCGTTTGGTTCGGGCCGCTTCGGCTTCGATCGCCGCTGA